One Sparus aurata chromosome 23, fSpaAur1.1, whole genome shotgun sequence genomic window, CAACATGTACCACCTGCTGTATCCTATAATGTTGTGGAAAGTAACCATAACTGTGAAACAAAATATCCAGAtacaaatgtgtcattttaatgACCACACACAGTGTGAGCCATTGTCAGGGTCACATCAGCGTCTTTCAGGTATGTGTGGTTCTTACCTTTTTGTATTCGTCTTCATTGACCTGCAGAGCCAAGAGGAAGTCTTcatgctggagagagagagagacaaagcaGTTTGGTTAACAGGTGTTTACTAGCTATTGTATTAAAACTAGAGggtaaacagtgaacaaacctTTCTACTTTAGCAGACAGAGGCCTTACAAACTGTACTATCCCCACTGGTGTAACTGTGACACTGTGATGTGGGTGTTTCACTGGGATGTGGGTGTTTCACTGACAGTTTAACAAACAGTCGAAGTGCAAATGACTTCTCGCTGATCTAATAAGTAACTCAATGGAGtcatttaacaaataaatacatccCTGCTCATGAAGAGAGCCATTACACAGGGCATTCAGACCTAGGTGAAGAAAGGTCTATCGTAAGAAATTACTATACAAATATTCACCACTGCATTATTATGCAGATGAAAACAATAATGTAGAAAGCAAAGTTCCCCCAGCGCACTGGTCTGTAGCCCGGattcacttcagaactgtgaagaGTGTGAAAGAAATACCTCCGCCCATTCCTTGGCCTTCTGCTGGTAAAACGTCAGCTCCTTCTGCAGAGAACCCTCCAGATTGTTGTACGTCCGGCAGTAACGACGGTCATTCTCCAAGAAATACATCCTCTTGTCAAATTTGACTGAGCCTGGTGGACAGAGGGAACCTGGTCAGCGAGACGCTCTGCAGCAGCGGTTTTAAAAACCTAAACTGCTTTCTATCATTTCTTACCagatacttaaaaaaaaaaaaaaggtatcacAAATGTTCTCCAATGATGCGCCTGGAGATCTGTAACCAAACTCAGTTACTGAAGCTTTCGCAGATGAAAGAACAGCAGCGAGGCATCATCAACATACTCTAACTTATTGAAACTGTTTAATAAAGTCTGTGCAGTCACAGTTTGGAGCTGTCATTTTTCAAGATTTAGTAGATTTTAAGTTATTTGTAAGTTGAGTTTTAGTTTCCAGAGTGTGTTTACTTCATGGTTTATTTTTcgttttaaaatcagttttagttttacGATGAGAACCCTGGGaggaacaaaaaacacctgCACTACCAGCGAGTGTATCTCAATAAAGCACGTGCAGATGGGGGCCTGGATCAGAGCATGCGGTGCCGCCACAAAAAGAGCAAGCGTTTTGAAAGTTTATTCACCGTGCTCAAAGTGGAAATCGATGTAGCAGCGCTCAGAGGAGGCTCTGCTCCGTCGTCTCTTTCCTGAGAGGTCGCCTGAATCTTGCCACTTCTTCAGAGCGTCACATAAGGCCTGGGAGAGTGGGGGTTAAAGAGACAATTATTAAAGAAAGCGTGCAAGTACAGAAAAAGAGGAGCTATAACTGCATTATCAAGGGGCACAGTGTGCCATGTGGCTGTGGGTACCTTGCGTGTGATTGCATAGTGTCCCTTCAGAGCGTTGAGGGCCCATTTGATGTCCTGACAACTGAGCATTCTGAAGTCCGCCATGAGCAAGTCGGTAGCCTGCATCACGGCCTCGTGTCCCACCTTGCCCAGTCTGGCATAGTCAAACAGGTCCTCAGTCACCTGAACAGACCCAGAGCAGGCTCATAAACACAGCAAACCCGACACACAGGTagacaaatgaaaaatgacagtCTGAGTGAAAATTTGACTCTGATTGTTGTGTGATTGTTGCCCAATCAAGTTTGCTTGGAAAAATGAACAATTCAGATAAACAACAGTGCAGGGTCATAATCAGGTCGACAGCAGACACCGAGAAAAGCTCCTTTCTGTTCCAGAAAAAATACGTCTGCTGAGCTTGATTGATGTAATTATGTGCTGAGGAACAATCTGTCCTTcctttgtgatgtttccagttcTTCAGTTTGTATGCACACTGTACATAATGCTTACTGTGCTAGTGAGGGTATTTAACACTGACTTACATCAGCTGAAGatagctgaagatatgacaggaaacagggggagagagagggggagtgacacgcagcaaagggacctgggccgggaatcgaacccgagTCCGCTGCAgtgcctcggcacatgggacgcacgCTCTACCAACTAAGCTAAACGGTGCCCCTAGAAGTTGATATTTGACTGCTGCGCTGTTATCTTCTGTCTAACCAGATATTTCCGCATAGTTGCAGTTAAAGATAAGGCTACACTGACACTATTAGTATTGCGCTATTTGTAGAATTAGATTTAAATGGTGGCTGCGAGGGATTGTTTGCGACGTGTCAGATccaaacatttcaataactcCAGAGCGCTGTAAAgtccaaaagtcaaaatatatagaaaaaaacaaaacagaaataattaatATAACATCAACTTGGCTTTTATCCAATCAAATGCTATGATTCAATGTAAAGTTGTTGGCATTTAGCCTTTCAAAAACAAGATTTTCACTGGGGTCCATGGACTTCTTGGTTTGCTGACAGCCAAAGAGAGGAACACACCTGTGTTAACGGGGCAGTTTAACAACACTatacattacattattacattatacaATTACATATTAGATTAGCCTGCTGCCTATTTGTGCTGCTGAGACAGTCAATTTAataaagaatacacacacacacacacgcacgcgtaCCTCTGTCTGGGTGTCTCCAGACTCCAGTAGGATGCtggttggagctgctgtggctgctgcagtcTCCCTCCTCGGATACTCTGGGTCCTCCAACAGCAGGTTACAGATACTGCGGACggagcagagaagagcagcaTGTGAACATCCGGACACGCTCGCACAGGCAGACAGAATGCAGGCCTGGAGCTGTCTCTTATTGCATGCGATGGCAATAGAGCACACCTAATTCATTTTTCTGCTTTCTGTGAGAAAGAAATATAATCGTAGTAACATATAATAAATATAGTTCAACAGACCAGTCAAATCACAAGTCAATTATCTAACCTTTTAGCAAAGGATAATACTTTAAGCCAGGCACTTTTAAGAGGTCAATATatccttaaaatgaaaaaggaacAGACCTTTAAGCTATaatgaaagttaaaaaacaaacggTAACTCCATTACCACACTGCAGGCACAAAGGATAAAGCATGAAACTTAGAAACCATATTAGAGTTAATGGTAAACTATAGCTTCAAAAGTGAGCAGACAGTAAAATCAAGTCTGACAAATAACACTAAACCCAGGATTCCCTCAACACATCCTGCTTTATGAATTGTCAGGAGGCACATGATGAACCACTGAGACCAATTCAGACACATATAAGACATAAATACTGTTAAAAGCCGATAAATGGGCTGtaagaaataaaaccaaagtttCCTTGATGGCTTGTGTGTGGTACAATGTGCTCCTGCGGGCTAGGGTAGTAGCCCCGACTAGACAAAAGGCTctattaatcaatcaatcaggaCTTTTAATTTGTTGTGGAGCTGAATCATTCATCATAACTCTTCATGAAgtactggaggaaaaaaaaaatgatgacgCCTCTTACACATTCAAGTGTTTCACATTATTCTTTCGGATCAGTTCTGCTACATAGGCTTCCTGGACTTCTGGGAATAGATCCAACTGTAGAAGACAAAGAGTTGAAGAGGCGGGAACAGAGGGGGTGAGAAGTTTCACCACAACCAAAATCATTTAACTTGATATGTAACCGGCTCATGAGCTCACTGTGGTTGTGTTCAGATGTGATACTCACAACACCAGTGATGAGAGTTCTAACGAGGGCGTCCTGCTCCGCTCTCTCTCGCGGTACAGACGGACCGGGCCTTGCGTCCTCTATTCGGGgaagctcctctgcagcaggaggGACCACAACCAGACTGGCAAATGGGTTGACCCGTTCTGGGTTAGGAGCCAGAGCCAGAACGAGCCGAGCCTCTCCTCCGTTGCGGGGGACTGAATTAGTGGGTGCTGGAGGAGCGTGGGGGTTAGAGTTTACATTAGGCACCCTGATGTTGAGGCTGCCAGCTGGAGGGCCTGCGCCGGAGGTGCCTGCCTGCGTTGGAGGGTTTGGAACAGCCTCTCCTGGCGCCTGGCTCCCTAGGACGATCCGGTGACCTGCCTCTGGAGGACCTAGTCTCTCCGGCGCTGCAGCTATTAGCACTGCAGGGGGGATCACCGGTATCACCTGAAGGGGCTGAGGGGCCTGGGCTGGAGGCTGGGCCGGGGCCTGGGCCAGGGGCTGAGGCTCAATCTGAATGAGATTGCTCTGCCTGTGAAAGAGCGACATGGGCTGCAGCAGGTTCTGTGACCTGAGCAGCAGCTGGGGCTGTGTTATGAGAGCTGAGGCTTGGATGCTCGGTTGCTGGGGAACAACTACTAGTTTCACGTCCTTTGCCTGGATGAGGTGGGGCTGTGGGGTGGTGGTCCCACTGGACTGCGTGGATGTACCGGGCTGagactgtgtctgtgtgcgagCATGTGCAGATGAAGTACTGGCCTGAGGATTGTCTTGTGAATGAGTAATTGTACTCGCCTTGTCTTGAGTATTTGTCGAAGAACTTGCACAAGAAAAGTGTGTGGTACTGGTGGAGGTTCTTGCCTGGGGCTCCACTATTACATGTGCTGAGGAGCCAGCTTGTGGCTGTACGAGTCCGGATGTGCTGGGCTGAGGCTGAGGATGTACGTGTGTAGATGCTCTGGATGTGGTGGCGTTCGTGGAGGTAGACGGAGTTTGGATTGATGAAACTGCATGGAGCTCCACTGTTCCGTGTGCCGTACCGTCCTGCTGCTGTGAGTTTGTGTTAAGTTTTGgctgagacagtgtgtgtgatgaagagCCAGggagtggctgtgtgtgtcccAAAGTACTTGACTGCACTGGTGTCCGTATGGCTCGCCTTGCTAGGGAGGAGTGGGCCTTGGCATCTCTGGAGGTAGAGGGGGCAGAACCAGGGTCCCCTGAAGTTGCGCTACTGTGACCTACAACTTGAATCAGGTTGTCCGAGGCCCCGCTCCATTTTGCTGCTGGCCGGATCACGTGTCTGCGTGCAGGAGTTAATGGCTGCAGAAAACACAGGGGGcaaaagagacaaactgaagGATGATGGGAAACAAAAGTTCCTACTTGTGCTGTAACTTCCGTCgcttatgttatttatttctgaTTTCATGCCAACTGTAGAGCAAAACAATGTTTCCACACTAACGCTTCTACCTGTTGTGTTAAAAATCACAGGGTAGATTCAAACATAAGCCTCTTTGATAAGAACAGTCACCTCCAGTATGCTGATGTCGTCGTCATCGGCATCGTCCGGGACTAAAACAGGGCTGCCAGGTACCAGAGTCACCGGCTCCTCATCAGAGTCATCAGAAATGGTGATGAGCTCCCTCTTATGAGCACGggagcctacacacacacacacacacacacacacacacacacacacacacacacacacacacacaaacagtttatgCCAATGTCAGCGaggacttatttttttttatgttcttatCATTTTGACCAAAAACATTCTTGTTTATACTGTGTAAGCTTATCTTTGTTATAATACAATAATCCCTGTGGGAAACATGTCTTCTGCATTTGACCCGTCCAATATGCAAGGAGCAGTCACAGAGCAGCACCCAGAGAACGGTTCTGAGGCCAGCGTCATGTGCAGGAGTATTGGTCGTCCAGTAATTGTAgggtcgctggtttgaatcccagcTCCgccagctgcatgtcaaagtatccttgggcaagataccgaagcccaaattgctcctgatgagcggGTCGgtaccttgcatggcagcctctgccctcagtgtatgtgtgaatgtgacaagtgttgtaaagcactttgagcggtcagtagactggaaaagcattatagaaatgcaagtccatttaccgaGATGGAAGGAGTATAGCTTGTAGTTTTTCTATCTGAACTTGTTTGCCCGCCTAACACAGTTGTAGAATAGACTGGAGAGGTGGGTAAAGGGATAAGAGCAGCCAAACTTTCTGACTCATCGttgtttcacacatttttgccttAACAAATTGTTATGCGACTGCCCACTGGAGCTTTGCCAATACTCCGAAATGATCTGGTTTCTTCCTGTCAAGGTGCAAAGAATTAGGGGTAGACGGATTATCTGCCTGGCCTGCGTATCAGGGCCGCTATCTAGCATTTTTCTATTATCAGTAGCAGTATTTTTTGCGTCCAATTGCTGATGAATAGATTCAAAAATGCaatactttggctctgatgcaaccttctctctccatctgtaaTCATCACTCTGTGGTCTCACACAATGTCCCACGTTATTTTCTCAAGTAATAGCctatcaacactgaataatctttATCTGCAAAGTAAGTAGTCAttgaagttatcaaataaatgtatcaacCCTGAAAAATCGAATTGGTCGACCCCTAGTATGAATCCATGTTCTACAGCCCAACCGATACATTTGAGTCTGCTACAGATATtgatattaaaacatgtttttatctaaTAATGACATATCAGCTGGTATTGAatcataaattatttaaataattgtttttcttcttaatCAATTGAGAAGGACTGTAAGAAAAGAAATTTACTGACCTGgaaaactgataaataaatatcaTAATAAATAGTAAAGCAAACAAACTTGTCACACACTCTCTGGTGGGCAAACTATAAAACGGTGACACTgtttcaaaacataaaacatatgcagctatatacagtaaataaatgtactAAGCAGATTCATCAGGAATCTGCAATGGGCTAATATCGGCCAAATTAACGCTTGGACTCgagtacatacagtatgtataagACGTATAAACTATAATAGCCACAGAGGACTATAGTCAGGGTAGTGCaattaataaaaatatgattcaatatggccaagtgcaatatccTAAAATGTGTGACCGAACAGCTTTATACTGAGGTACTGTTGTGCTGCAGAGGCGGCCTGGCCTACGAGTcttcaaatgtaagaaaacatgtttgttagcTGCAGACCACAATGAATGTCACACCCTCATGATTtgaatggtttttttttttcgaggaaAATTTGCAATGCAGAAATGACCACTCGTACTAATCGTGAatcaaactgcaaacaaaatatCTGTCAAAGTAACCACAATactgttggggtttttttacCATATCCTGCAGCCCTAGCTACAGTGATACTGACCTTCATGTTGCAGAAATAAATGGGGTGTGCAGAAAGTTCAGTTTATTCAAACGATGTTGTAATACCAGGGCCATTATAACCTGGAACGTGTGTCAGCCTCACTCACAACAGACAATGTTGTATGGGCAAAACAGTGTAAGATGCATTGCCACCAACTATCATCACACCCTGTCCAAAAATTGTAATTAGTATGTAGTATGTTGTCATTGataattaaagggacagttcaccccaattTGAAAAATATTCATGGGATTGTTGTCACACATACTGCCTGCATTCTCTTCTGTGTGGCTCATATACCTAAGCTAGTTTTGGTGaaagttgcagagttttggagatactATCTGTAGAGATGTATGGCATGCTGACTGTATGTTTTCAGTTGTGAGTTATATATATGCATGTGCGTGAGCATATGAAGGTGTCTCACCTTGGCTGCGGTGGACGTTGAAGCTTGCCAGGTGAATGACATCGTCATCGCTGCCTCCATCTGCCATTGTAAAACTACACTTACCAGCTCCCTGAATCAGCCCGCACACAGAATCACTGCTCAGTTGATATCATCTActccacacaaacataaacacacacacacacacacacacacgcacactatGTTACAGCTGGTATTCCCCTGGATTTCAACTCATGCTTTCACTTTAAAATCAATGATTTGTCATGACATTTACCAAAATGGAGAAGGGTTGGACTCCACCCTGGTGTTATGAATAATCTTATGACACAAGGTTCAGAAAAAACATACATGCAACTATCCAATGGCCATCTCAACAAGGATGTACTAAGAGAGAAGTGAACAAAGAGGAAGCTCACGATAATGCAGAGGGCTAAAGCATGATGAGCAGGGTTAAAGGGCGAGGATGTGTGTCATCAACTAGAAGTAACATTAGCTGACACAATGACAAGTTGATTTGTTGGCATAAACCTGATCCCACAAGTCTATGTTGTAACATTCACTCCGTCATCTTTACTTGCTAACCCAGCCCCGCTTGCTCTAGATCTGATCAAAGTTGGCATGAAATCAATGTAAATCTTTCATGTTGTTACACTGCACACGCTAACACTGCGAGAAACTGGCAATAATGCCTTACTAGCCAAGGGAACCTGCGTTATAAATCATCACCATCTTGCCATTTGTCCAAACATTGTGCTGTTATCTTAAAGTTAACGATGCTGTGggtgaaaacaaacatgtcagatcATGTATTCGATCATttccgcgcacacacacacagaacaaaccaCTGCTCTCAGCTAAGCTAATGTTAATTAGCTTGGATTTCTAGCTAGCTAGTAGGCTGAGTAGTTAGCTCACTTCTGTCGGGATTTCTATCCATAACATTGCTTCTAAACGACCGTGTACGGTCTGAGATATAcgattgaaaaatacaaatacagaaatgtacaaTACCGC contains:
- the rnf216 gene encoding E3 ubiquitin-protein ligase RNF216, translating into MADGGSDDDVIHLASFNVHRSQGSRAHKRELITISDDSDEEPVTLVPGSPVLVPDDADDDDISILEPLTPARRHVIRPAAKWSGASDNLIQVVGHSSATSGDPGSAPSTSRDAKAHSSLARRAIRTPVQSSTLGHTQPLPGSSSHTLSQPKLNTNSQQQDGTAHGTVELHAVSSIQTPSTSTNATTSRASTHVHPQPQPSTSGLVQPQAGSSAHVIVEPQARTSTSTTHFSCASSSTNTQDKASTITHSQDNPQASTSSAHARTQTQSQPGTSTQSSGTTTPQPHLIQAKDVKLVVVPQQPSIQASALITQPQLLLRSQNLLQPMSLFHRQSNLIQIEPQPLAQAPAQPPAQAPQPLQVIPVIPPAVLIAAAPERLGPPEAGHRIVLGSQAPGEAVPNPPTQAGTSGAGPPAGSLNIRVPNVNSNPHAPPAPTNSVPRNGGEARLVLALAPNPERVNPFASLVVVPPAAEELPRIEDARPGPSVPRERAEQDALVRTLITGVLDLFPEVQEAYVAELIRKNNVKHLNVICNLLLEDPEYPRRETAAATAAPTSILLESGDTQTEVTEDLFDYARLGKVGHEAVMQATDLLMADFRMLSCQDIKWALNALKGHYAITRKALCDALKKWQDSGDLSGKRRRSRASSERCYIDFHFEHGSVKFDKRMYFLENDRRYCRTYNNLEGSLQKELTFYQQKAKEWAEHEDFLLALQVNEDEYKKDGQLIECGCCYGEFAFEKMTQCSDGHLFCKECLVKYAQEAVFGSGKSELSCMEGGCPCSYPVCELEKVLPENILCKYYERQAEEAVAATCADELVRCPFCNFPALLDKDMSLFSCPNPRCRKESCRKCHVQWKQHVGKTCEQVLERDEIRMRVLFEERMTAARVRKCVKCGTGLVKSEGCNRMSCRCGSFMCYLCREPITGYNHFCQHARSPGAPCRHCRKCSLWTDPTQDDERIIQEIQKEGEAELNKKSADNSGKRVGPPPEPITDAKRPRVGPPPENPPNLNPLAPPHPQAVQAPLFVPPRARYPPAPPQGGMYHQVILPRLPPAPYVPPLQHLPPLNNNNNNNHHHHNPPVNPHHQHIDMPMHYGPHRYYRRF